The nucleotide sequence CCTGTGCGTGATGTCCGGTGGCTGCGTGGAGAGCCGCCGTGTGGCGAGGATGGGCCTCGACATCGGCTTGGGTAGCGGGCAGGGTATTGGGCTAGGGATTGGACTTGGGCTTGGGGTCAGAGCGGGTACGGGAGGTGTCTCTGCTTCTGGGTCTGGGTCAGGTTCCGGCTCGGTGGCTGGGGCTGGGTCTACCTCCGGGTCAAGATCTGGGTCGGTCTCGATTGGAGGGGCTAGTTCTTCTGCTGGGTCGAGTGCCGGATCGTATGCTGGGTCAGGTGGATCGGGAGCAGGGTCCTCGGCCGGGTCTAGAGCTGGGTCGGGTGGCGGATAAGGGTATGGCTATGGTGGCGGTAGTGGGTCGGGTTCAGGATCTGGGTATGGTGAGGGTGGAGGATATGGGCGTGGGTCGGGTAATGGATCAGGTTTAGAATTTGGAGAAGGGTATGGTTATGGATCTGGTTCTGGTGGAAATCCTTGAAGTGGACATGATGCTGGTGTAATAGTTACCATGCCAAGTGTATTTTCCATGTATTTTCATTTCTCTATGTGAATTAAATGAAATACAATAAATGACTATGTCTACTTTTACATAGTTCTTTGTTTAATTATTTTTGGAACTAACTATAGGGTGTAGAATGGATAATAAACTATAGTGTTTAATTAATTGTCCTCTTTGGTAATATTAAACATCATCCATATTTGGAAAAGGACGGTAAAAGTATAGGTTTGAGTAAAGATTTTACCCCTGAAATGTAGTAGATATATCTATGTCAAATTTATGTTCTGAGCACAAATCAGAAACCCGACCCCCGTGTAGCCCACGTGCAGGCGACTCGGAG is from Oryza sativa Japonica Group chromosome 9, ASM3414082v1 and encodes:
- the LOC136351714 gene encoding glycine-rich cell wall structural protein 2-like: MAGGKGGAVAALVVVALLCVMSGGCVESRRVARMGLDIGLGSGQGIGLGIGLGLGVRAGTGGVSASGSGSGSGSVAGAGSTSGSRSGSVSIGGASSSAGSSAGSYAGSGSGYGEGGGYGRGSGNGSGLEFGEGYGYGSGSGGNP